Part of the Candidatus Methanoperedens sp. genome is shown below.
TGTCGATTCAGATAATTCGGCACAGGAGCTTAGCAAAAAGCTGGATATCCCTATATCTACAACTTACCGGATTTTAAATGACCTTGAAAACAAGAATGTCATCGGCGTAAATAAAATGACATTGAGTTATGACGGGCACCACTCCAAAATATATCATGCAAAATTTAATAAAATAATTCTAACCATAGATTCAAATAATATTAAAGTACATTATATGATGGACGACAGTAAAAAATTAAGTGAAATATGGAATAAATTGAGTGATACTTCATGATGGCGTTATATCTTTCTGTTCTGAGCATAATCTCAATGGCGATAGGAGTACATCTTTTTTTAATAGGTTACAGGACATATAA
Proteins encoded:
- a CDS encoding TrmB family transcriptional regulator, giving the protein MLQDEVILSILTQENSKKILLSLVDSDNSAQELSKKLDIPISTTYRILNDLENKNVIGVNKMTLSYDGHHSKIYHAKFNKIILTIDSNNIKVHYMMDDSKKLSEIWNKLSDTS